TTGCTGTACTAAAAAATCTGAATAACCAGGTTGAAAATCAGCCACACCACATATCCTGAGCCACATTCAGACCGGACTGCCGCCCGGGTGAACGCTGTCTTATGACAGTCGTAATTATCACGACCTGCCCAAAAAAGAGCCGAAAGACTGTGATAACCTTGATGGTGTCAATACAATAACCGAGCAATCGCCAAAGCGCAAGTAATCATCCAAGCGTTGTTATATCCGGGCAAACCCTTTGATGCAGCAGCATGACCAGCTTGCAATCGGGCTGGGTGGCCAGGCGAAAAGTGATCTGTTCAAATTGCCGGATGCCCAATTGCGGATGGTTAAATTCCCTTAAGCCGCCTTCGCGTTCGACCACCACCTGGCGTGCCCACCAATGGCTGAACACAGGACTGCCGGCCAGCAGCTCATCGATCAGACTGGAGGTGTCGCCATCGTCCAGATAAGCGCCGATATCTGCGCGAAACTCCGCTACCACTCGATTGGCACGGGTCTCCCAGTCTACGACGATGTCGGGCGCTTGTGCATCCAGGAAAATAAAACGCAGCAGATTAGGCTGCGCTTGCGCACTCATCCATCCGGCAAACACCTGGTCCAGCGCGGCGTTAAACGCCAGTACATCCCAATGCCGGTCCAGAATATATGCCGGCGCATTGATGCTATCGACGCATGCCTGCAACGACGCGGTTGGCGCCGAGACGACAGCGCTGTCATGATCAGGGTCACTGACATCGGCCAGTTCAAACAGATAGCTCGCTCGGCCCTGGTCATTTGCAATACGGTAGCCAGCCGCGCCCATACTGTGGCCGACACCGACACATCACGTCCCTGCTCAATCCAGGTGTACCAGGTAACGCTGATATCGCACAGCTGGGCCACCTCTTCACGACGCAGGCCGGGCGTGCGGCGGCGCTGGCCACCAGCAATCCCTGCCTGCTGGGGAGTTACACGATCACGAGCGCTGCGTACAAACGCACCCAGTGCCTGCTTGCGAAATGCTCCGTGTTTGTCGGCCATGCCACTCCTGCCAGATGATACGTTCAGCGCTGTACTTACCCCAGTACGCTCATGAGCGAGCGACGAACCTCTTCTTCAGACAGGCCGCTGCGCGCAACATAGTCCTGCAACTGATCCTGACCGATAGTCCCCACATTGAAATAGCTGGAATCCGGATGGCTCAAATAAAAACCAGACACACTGGACGCCGGTACATGGCCATGCCATCGGTCAGATACATGCCGATATCTTCAGTCTGCAAGATGTTGAACATATCGGTTTTAACACGATGCTCAGGGCAGGCGGGATAACCCGGCGCAGGACGGATGCCCTGATATTTTTCTTCAATCAGCGCCTGATTATCCAAACTCTCATCGGCGACATAACCCCAAAGATCGCGACGTACCCGGGCATGCATGCATTCTGCAAAACCTTCGGCAAAACGATCAGCCAGGGCCTTGAGCAGAATCGACGAGTAGTCGTCCATCTGCGCTTCAAAGCGTTGCTCGTGCTTCTCAATGCCTATACCGCCGGTAACGGCGAACAGACCGATATAGTCCTTCACGCCGGTTTCCTTGGGTGCAATGTAGTCGGCCAGGCACTTGTTGGCCACGCCTTCACGCTTGGCATTTTGCTGCCGCAAATTGCGCCAGGTAAACAGCACCCGTTCACGCGACTCATCGGCATACACTTCAATATCTTCGTGGTTGACGCTATTGGCAGGATAAAAGGCAATCACACCACCGGCGCTCAGCCAGCGTTGCTCCACCACTTTTTTGAGCATCGCCTGCGCGTCCTCGAACAGTTTACGCGCCTGCTCTCCCACCACCTTGTCATCCAGAATTTTCGGATACTGACCAAACAGACTCCAGGTCTGGAAAAACGGCGTCCAGTCGATAAACGGCACAATTTGGGCCAGATCGAAATTTTTGAATTCGCGACGCCCCAGGAACTTCGGACGCGGCGGCGTGTAGCTGCTCCAGTCAATAACCGGCGCACCCTTGCGCGCTTCTTCCAGCGGGATGATAGGCGTGGCCTTGCGATTGGCGTGGCGTTCACGCACCAGCTCATATTCCTCGCGTACCTGCGCCAGATAACTCTCAACCTGATCGGAAACCAGATTGGTTGCCACGCCTACCGAACGGCTGGCATCGGGCACATAGATGACCGGGCCGTCATAGTGCGGTGCGATCTTGACCGCCGTGTGCACCCGGCTGGTGGTCGCCCCGCCGATCAGCAATGGAATTTTGTTGTCACGAAAATACGGGTCGCGCTGCATCTCGGATGCCACATAGGCCATCTCTTCCAGGCTCGGGGTGATCAGGCCGGACAGCCCCACAATATCGGCCTTTTCCTCTTTGGCCTTGGCCAGGATCTGCGCGCACGGCACCATGACTCCCATATTGACGACCTCGAAGTTATTACACTGCAACACCACGGTAACGATATTTTTACCGATATCGTGCACGTCGCCCTTCACAGTTGCAATAACCACTTTGCCTTTGGCGCGCACGTCGCCACCGGCCGCTTCAATCTGGCGCTTCTCCTCTTCAATGAAAGGGATCAGATGCGCCACGGCATGCTTCATGACCCGGGCAGACTTGACCACCTGAGGCAGGAACATCTTGCCCGCGCCAAACAGATCGCCCACCACGTTCATGCCGTCCATCAGCGGCCCTTCAATTACCTCAATGGGACGCCCGCCACGATCGGCAATCTTTTGCCGCACCTCTTCGGTATCCTCAACAATGAATTGGGTAATTCCGTGCACCAGTGCATGCGACAAGCGTTTTTCCACGTCCTGTTCACGCCAGGTCATATCGGCTTCTTTTTTCGTGCCGCTGCCTTTGACCTCATCGGCGTACTCCACCAGACGCTCGGTCGGCGTACGCTCGTCTGCAGGATCAGTTTTGCCCACCGGCTCCTGGCGATCCAGTATCACATCCTCGACCAGGTCGCGTGTCTTCGGATCCATATCCGCGTACACACCCAGCATACCGGCATTTACGATGCCCATGGTCATGCCTTCCTGAATGGCGTAATACAGGAATACGGTATGAATCGCTTCGCGCATGGCCTCGTTACCACGGAACGAAAAGCTTACGTTGGAGACACCACCGGAAATACGCGCATGCGGCAGGTTGTCATGGATCCAGCGGGTGCCTTCGATAAAGTCCACTGCGTAATGATTGTGCTCCTCAATGCCCGTGGCCACCGCAAACACATTGGGGTCGAAAATAATATCTTCCGGCGGGAAATCCAGTTCATCCACCAGCAAGTGGTAGGCTTTGCCGCAAATGTCTTTGCGACGCTGCAGCGTATCGGCCTGACCTTCTTCGTCAAACGCCATGACCACTACGGCTGCGCCGTATTTGCGGCACAGGCGGGCATGCGCCAGAAACGGCTCCACGCCTTCCTTCATGGAAATCGAGTTGACGATCGGCTTGCCCTGCACACACTTGAGGCCCTCTTCAATCACTTCCCACTTGGAACTGTCAATCATGATGGGTACCCGGGCAATGTCGGGTTCGGAAGCAATCAGATTCAGAAAGCGGCGCATGTTCGCTTTTGAATCGAGCATGGCCTCATCCATATTGATGTCGATGATCTGTGCGCCGTTTTCAACCTGCTGGCGCGCCACCGCCAGCGCTTCATCAAATTTTTCTTCGCGGATCAGGCGCAGGAACATCTTGCTGCCGGTCACATTGGTGCGTTCGCCCACGTTCACAAACAGCGATTCGTCATCAATGTTCAGCGCCTCCAGGCCAGACAGGCGGGTTTTGATCGGCACATCCGGCACCGTGCGCGCCGGCAGCTGCTGCACCTTGCGAACAATCGCGGCAATATGCTCGGGCGTCGTACCACAACAGCCGCCCACCATATTCACAAACCCGGCGGTTGCAAACTCTTCAAGCAAACTCGATGTGTCATCCGGCGTTTCATCGAATCCGGTATCGCTCATGGGATTGGGCAGACCGGCATTGGGATACACGCAAAGCCAGGTATCACAGATTTTGGACAGTTCAGCAATATATGGGCGCATCAGGGCAGCACCCAGGCACAGTTCAGGCCGATGGTAACCGGCCGTGCATGCCGCACCGAATTCCAGAAGGCTTCCACCGTCTGGCCTGACAGAATACGTCCGGACGCGTCAGTCACTGTACCGGACACCATCACCGGCAGACGGATCCCGCGCTGCTCAAACACCGTTTCCACCGCAAAGATCGCCGCCTTGGCGTTCAGCGTATCGAAAATGGTCTCGATCAGCACGATATCAATGCCGCCATCGAGCAGGCCGGCAAGCTGCTCTTCATAGGCCGCCTGCAATTGCTCAAAGGTAATATTGCGCGCCCCCGGATCGTTTACATCCGGAGAAATAGAGGCCGTTTTGGGCTGAGGGCCGAGGGCGCCGGCGACAAAACGCGGACGATCGGGCGTACTGTAGGCTTCACAGGCCGTGCGCGCAAGCCGGGCCGATTGCAGATTCAGTTCGTAGGCCAGGCCGGGCAGATCGTAATCGCCCTGGGCTACCGAGGTTGCGCCAAAGGTATTGGTTTCAATAACATCAGCCCCGGCCTGCAGATACTGCTCGTGGATTTGGCTGATGACATCGGGACGCACCAGGGAGAGCAGCTCATTATTGCCTTTGACGTCCTGGTGATGTTCAGCGAAACGCTCGCCACGAAAATCGGCCTCGGTCAGCTTATAGCGCTGAATCATGGTGCCCATGGCCCCATCCAGCACCAGGATTCGCCCCTTTTGCAGTTCCTGCACAAAACGGGCACCAGAGGTATAGGAGTCAACGGGATAAGGCAGGGCAGGATAAGACACGTTCAGGCTCAATCTAATTAGTTGAATTTAATACAAAATTGTAGCGGATTTGCAACCGTTCTACCGGCAAACCCCTGCAAACGGCAGGCAAATAGCAGCTGCAGGCCGTCCAAATGGCCTGGCAACTGTCATGATCTGTACCAATCAATTACAATCGCGCATTCAGGGTGCATTCACCTTGCTATGCATGGAGTGAATGGTAAACGGGAAACAGAACGCGCAAGATGGCGCGCCAACCTGTGCTGCCCCCGCAACGGTAATCAGGCTTTCGGCCTGCAGCCCGACATCGGCCCTGAACCTGCCGCTGCTCTGCTTATCCAGACAGTATTTATTCGAACCTGATGTGCGGGGTCGCGCATCTTTACCGGTATACCATATGAAGTTCTCTCTTACCCCCATGGCGCTTGCCCTGGCGGTTCTGCCTGCAACCGTCATGGCGCAAACCTCTACCCCTGTCTCTCCTGATACGCCCGTTACCCGTCTTGAAACCATTATTGCCACGCCGGCACGTGCCAATCAGGCGCTTGGCGATGTGTACGGCGATGTCAGCGTTATCACAAGCGAAACGTTGCGCAATGCAGGCGCGACCTCCCTGACCGAGTTGCTTGCCCGCCAGCCGCAAATCCAAACCTATCAACTCGGCGGCCCGCAAACCTTGTCAGGCTGTTCGTGCGTGGCGCAGGCCCCCAGCAGACGCTGGTGATGGTTGACGGCCAGCGCATCAATGACCCGGCAACCGGCAGTACCTACCTGAGCGCCATGGATCCGACCACCATCGAACGGGTAGAGATCGTGCGCGGCGCAGCCAGCAGCCTGTATGGTTCTGACGCCATGGGCGGGGTCATCAACATTATTACCCGCAGCGATGGCCAGGATAAACCACTGAGCGTGTTCGGCAATATTGGCGTTGGCACTCATAGCCTGTTCAAGGCCAGCGTGGGCGTCTCCGGCGCCAGCAACGCCTGGGACTATCGCCTGGCGGGCAGCTACGCCAGCAGCGATGGCTTTAATGCCACCCGTGAAAAACTGGGCGCAATGATCTACAACCCGGATCGTGACGGCTACGAGCAGGCGTCGTTATCGGGTGCATTGGGCTACACATGGAAACCTGGCAACCGCCTGGGCGTTTCTTTTTATAACGGCTATACCCATGGCGACTTCGATAGCGGCGCCTACGACACAAATACTTTTGGCATTATGCGCCAGCAATCGGTCGCCGTTACCAGCAATAACCAGCTCACAGACTGGTGGGAAAGCGTGCTGCAGGTCAGCGTGAACCGTAATGTGTATGACTCGCGCGCCTCATATGGCGATTCGGTGCTCGGCAGCATACAGCGCACCTACTCCTGGCAAAACAACTTCTCCATCAATCGTCAGAACAAGCTATCACTGGTGCTGGAGCGCAAGGATGAAAGCATTTTTGGCACCACCACCTACGAACAGGACAAACGTCATACCAACGCAGTCGGGCTGATTTATCGCGGCGACTTCAATCGTCATCACATCCAGGCCAGCCTGCGCAACGACAATGTCTCCGGCTATGACAGCAAAACCACAGGCAGCCTGGGCTACGATTTCGATATCACGCAGCAATGGTCTGTCGGACTGGCGGGCAATACCGGCTATCGCGTTCCCACCTTTGCCGATCTGTACACTCCGCTGAGCTTTGGCTATCAGGCAATCCGAATTTGAAACCGGAAACCTCACGCAACATTGAGTTGCGCACCGCGTGGCGAACCGAGTCCAGCACCTTGTCGGTCAATGCCTGGCAGACTCGCTATCGCGATTTGATCAATGGCTACGTCTGTGACGAAATGTTCAACTGCACCGCCGAAAACGTCGACAGGGCCACGGTTCGCGGCGTTTCCGTCAATGCCGAGCACCGCTTTGACAATACGCGCATCTATGCGGGCGCAGATTTCATGAACCCGAAAGATGATGAGAGCGGCAAACGGCTGATCCGTCGTGCCAAACAGGTTTATCGAATCGGAGCCAGCCATACATTCGGTCGGGCGACCGTGGGGGCAGACTTCACCCACACCGGCGCGCGCTACGACGACAAGCAAAATACAGAGGCAAAACGGCTGGGGAGCTATGGCGTGCTGAACCTGCATGCCAGCTATGCCTTCAGCAAGAACCTGGAAGCCAGGTGTATTGGAACAACGCGTTGAACAAGAAATATGAG
Above is a window of Advenella kashmirensis WT001 DNA encoding:
- a CDS encoding TonB-dependent receptor plug domain-containing protein, which encodes MRGAGPQQTLVMVDGQRINDPATGSTYLSAMDPTTIERVEIVRGAASSLYGSDAMGGVINIITRSDGQDKPLSVFGNIGVGTHSLFKASVGVSGASNAWDYRLAGSYASSDGFNATREKLGAMIYNPDRDGYEQASLSGALGYTWKPGNRLGVSFYNGYTHGDFDSGAYDTNTFGIMRQQSVAVTSNNQLTDWWESVLQVSVNRNVYDSRASYGDSVLGSIQRTYSWQNNFSINRQNKLSLVLERKDESIFGTTTYEQDKRHTNAVGLIYRGDFNRHHIQASLRNDNVSGYDSKTTGSLGYDFDITQQWSVGLAGNTGYRVPTFADLYTPLSFGYQAIRI
- a CDS encoding TonB-dependent receptor domain-containing protein, with amino-acid sequence MKPETSRNIELRTAWRTESSTLSVNAWQTRYRDLINGYVCDEMFNCTAENVDRATVRGVSVNAEHRFDNTRIYAGADFMNPKDDESGKRLIRRAKQVYRIGASHTFGRATVGADFTHTGARYDDKQNTEAKRLGSYGVLNLHASYAFSKNLEARCIGTTR